From Pan paniscus chromosome 9, NHGRI_mPanPan1-v2.0_pri, whole genome shotgun sequence, the proteins below share one genomic window:
- the LOC130540630 gene encoding uncharacterized protein LOC130540630, producing MGSGAEPVTVTVLFREEGRRNQCRGRLSGVDRRCPQLTGSMTLEEWELRKSRDVRVNCSPGHRWRPEPSSLRAPGEAASAVCWCCPPAALGPHGTWLSPPQGPFLLPPTCHQLPGQVSV from the exons ATGGGGAGTGGGGCAGAACCTGTCACTGTCACGGTCCTGTTTAGAGAGGAAGGTCGGAGAAACCAGTGCCGTGGAAGGCTCTCGGGCGTTGACAGGCGCTGTCCCCAGCTCACCGGCTCTATGACCCTGG AAGAATGGGAACTTCGTAAGAGCAGGGACGTGAGGGTGAACTGCTCACCCGGGCACCGCTGGCGACCGGAACCCAGCTCCCTCCGGGCTCCGGGAGAGGCGGCCTCAGCTGTGTGCTGGTGCTGCCCTCCAGCGGCGCTGGGTCCCCATGGCACCTGGCTTTCTCCTCCCCAGGGGCCTTTTCTTCTCCCACCCACCTGTCACCAGCTGCCAGGGCAAGTCTCTGTGTGA